Genomic window (Paenibacillus sp. 37):
CCCCAATGCAGCAGAACAATCTCGTCCGGTTGATCCAACTGGCGAAACATTACACCTTCGTCTGGTGTGGATAACATCTCGGCACAGATATTGAGCACGGAGAACACAAGCAGGTCCGGTTGACTGCGGTATTTTGCCAGACAATCTGCATCCAGATGGGACAGGCTGGTGACAGCGACACTACAGACAGAGATTAGACGGGGGAGATTTAACTCATCCTGTAATCGCTGCATGTGTGATTGGCTGCTGCCTCTTCCGACGGCAAGTTCGGTGAGCAGACGATCCTGGTAGTGAGGGCGCATTCGATTAACAACGATGGATTGCCTGGTGGATTGTATCCGAATGGCGTCTTCCTCTTCCCAAGCTGTAACGGCCTTTAATAGAGATGCATTCAGCTCATCTGCTTCCACGGGTTTCAGGAGGTAGTCCATACCACCATGCCTAATTGCATGCCTCACGAGTTCAAAATCGTCATATCCGCTGATAACCAGCACTTTGCTGTGTGGGACATGAGCTGATATCCATTCAAGCAATGCCATACCGTCCTTGCCCGGCATACGCATGTCACTGAGTATGATTTGAGGTTGATGTGCCGTGATGGCGGCGATGGCTTCATCTCCGTCTGCTGCTTCAAGTAATGTATCAATGCCAAACTCTTCCCAATGACCAAGCAACCTTATGGCATCGCGGACATGTTTTTCATCATCTACAAGCAGTGCCTTCATGTTGTTCACTCTCCCGCGTATAGTTTAACCGTAATCTTCACACCATTGGGTTCCCGATTGCTGATCTCAAGCCTGGCTGAGTGACCGGGATGTGAGTTCAATTGAAGTCGGCGTATTACATTTCGTAGACCGATGGATTCAGACTCGTCGGATTCTTGTGTGGATAACCCGGTTGTTGTATGACTTTGATGTAGCCATCCGCGGATCTCCAGTAATTTATCTTCAGGTATGGAGGGGCCGTTATTATTCAGTTCTATTTCAATCCAATGATCGTTGATCCGGCGGCTGGATAGGGATATGTGACCTTTGCCAGGCTGAATATCCGCTCCATGTTTGAAATAGTTCTCAATTAAAGGTTGTAACGTCATTCTTGGCATTTCGACAGACAGGGTATCTTCGGCAAAATCCAAATCCACCTCAAGGCGGTCACCAAACCGCTCCTGCTGCAGTTCCAGATATAATCGGGCATGCTCCGCCTCTTCGCGTAAGGTCACGCAGGTCTGATCCCGCATGCTGTAGCGCAGCATTTTGGACAGGCTAGAGAGTAGTATATACGCCCGTTGTCCCTGCTGTTGAAGGGCAAGTGTACCGATCGATTGCAGTGTGTTATATAGAAAATGCGGATGAATCTGCGCTTGCAACGCTTTGAGCTGATTCGTCTTATTGGCGATCTCGAGTCGATATTCCCGCAAAATAAGATTATTTACCGTATCCATCATATCCCGGAAATGACGAGCGAGCACCCCGAATTCATCTCGGCTGGATAGATGGATATCCACATGCAGACGCCCGGCTTGAATTTGGTTCATATACCGCATGAGTTGCTTGAGCGGACCTGTGATTCGGATGGAGATAAACAAGGTTGCAATAATGACTAATACAAGTGCTGCAATGGCAATCATTGCGTTATTCCACGTAAGTGTGGTCGCCCTGGCGTATAACGTCTCATTCGGAATCTGTTTGACGATGGTCCAATCGGCGTATGTGCTGCCAAGTTGTTGGTATACATACATGGATCGATCCTGTTCAAAATGTCCTGCGACATTCTGGGCTGTTCCTGCGCTAGATCGCGCGATATTCAGTTCACTAGCCGTTTCCTCTCGTAGTGCATCCGTATGATTGACCTCGGAACGTCCTTGGTAAATGATCTGATTCTGACCATCCACAACATAGATCTGTTCCTTAGCCGGATCATACAGCCTGCCACAGATTGCTGCAATGGTATTCATATTCAGATCAATGGCGAGTACACCCAGACGCTCGGTGGACGGAATATCCTTGATCACCCGATGCAGGGTAATGACCGTTCTTGCAGGGTCATCTGGGGAGGCAGCCTTGAATCCGTACGTGTGACTCATATGGGCCGATTCCACCCAGATATCCGGGCTGTCACCGCCTGTTTTTCCATGAAGCGAGCCGGAATAGGCCTGTTTGCGTTCCTCCCGCTTCGGAAAGGGATTTGTAATTAAGGTGGATTGATTGGCGGCAAAAGAGTGCAAATACAGCTGGAATACATCCGGCACAGCCGCGCGTATTGTCTGCAAAGTGGTGTACACCTCGGCAACCGCACGATAATCACCAGGAATTTTTGCCAAGTTACGCAGAAAGTTCGGGTCGTTATACACAGCGAGCGACGCTCTGGCCACGTTATCCACATAGTTGTTGAGATTGGTGGACGCTTGGTAGATCAGGCGTTTGTTCTCTTCAACAGCCTGTTCCCGCAGGGCTGTCTTGGTCTGGATAAACGTCATGCTGATCGATGCGAGCAGTGGAAGTGTGGTAGCAATGAGCATAAAGGCAATCAATTTGGTGCGTATACTGTAGTATTTGGACATCGGAACACCCCTTCTGGTTGCAGGTTAAGAGAGGACAATATTTTACCCCCAACTGTTCACACGGGTCGGTGTTTCCCTCGGCGATAATGGGGTTTAATAGAAAAAGAGACCAATTTCATCCATCTATAGAAGGGGAGAACGATATGAAGCATCGCAAATCTTCACAGCTGTTACAGCAGCTTGTGTTCGTGGGTCCCTCCATCGTGTTTTTTATTCTCATCATCGTGGTCCCTTTCCTGCTTGGCATGGTGTACTCCTTCACGGACTGGAACGGGGTATCGGAGAACATTAATTGGGTAGGGTTTGATAACTTCGTGCATGTTTTTGCGAATGATCCCAAGTTCCAAACGGCGTTTTGGTTTACGGTGCGCTTCACCGTGGTTGGTGTGGTACTGACCAATGTGATTGGCTTTTTCCTGGCGTATTTCCTGACCAAACCGCTCAAGACGAGAAACATTCTGCGTACGATCTTTTTTATGCCTAACGTGATCGGTGGGTTGTTGCTCGGCTTTATCTGGCAGTTCATATTTGTGAAAGGGTTTTCAGCAGTAGGCGATGTAACCGGCTGGTCCTTCTTCAACCTTCCTTGGCTGGGAGACGAACCAACCGCCTTCTGGGGAATCGTGATTGTGTTTGTATGGCAGACCGCAGGTTATCTGATGGTCATCTACATCTCATCTCTGACAAATGTATCCCCTGATCTGCTGGAAGCCGCCGAGATTGATGGCGCAAGTCGCTGGCAGGTACTGCGGAGCATCATTCTTCCGCTCATTATGCCAGGTGTAACGATCTGTCTGTTCCTGGCGATCTCCTGGTCGTTCAAAATGTTTGATCTCAATCTGTCACTGACCAAAGGTGGACCATTCGGATCAACAGAGTCGGTTGCACTTAATATTTACAATGAAGCCTTTGTGAATAACAGATATGGCATCGGAACCGCCAAAGCGCTCGTGTTCTTCGTAATCGTTGCCATCATCACCATGATTCAGGTACGTCTGACGAAGAGCAAGGAGGTAGAAGCCTAATGGAGACGACGAAAAATTACCGCTTCAGTACCATTGTAACCGAGATTGTCATGGTACTCCTTGGACTTTTATTCCTGGTTCCGTTTTACTTCCTGTTTGTGAATTCGGTCAAAACATTCGGTGACCTGCTCACCAATTCGGCTGCATGGCCGGAAGTGTTTCAGTGGGGCAACTATGCGAACGCCTGGGAGAAAATTAACTTCCCTTCCGCGCTGATGAACTCGCTTATCGTTACCGTGGTCAGCAATCTGTTGCTTGTGCTGATCAGTTCCATGGCCGCGTACCGAATGGTTCGCAGCGATACCCGGTTCAACCGTATTTTGTTCGGCATGTTCATTGCCGCTATGGTGATTCCGTTCCAGTCTATCATGATTCCACTCGTTACTGTAACCAGTAATCTGGGATTGATCGACAGCCTTGGCGGCCTCATTATCTGTTATCTCGGTTTCGGGGCACCGATGTCTGTCTTCCTGTTCCACGGATTCGTAAAATCCGTCCCGCTGGAGATTGAGGAAGCGGCTCGTGTGGATGGAAGCTCTGCCTACGGGGTGTTCTTCCGGATCGTATTTCCACTCATGAAACCGATGTATGTAACCGTCATCATTCTGAACACACTCTGGATCTGGAATGATTATCTGCTCCCATCGCTGATCCTGCAAAGCTCCAATCTGCGTACGATCCCGATTGCGACCTTTGCACTCTTCGGACAATATACGAAGCAATGGGATCTGGCCTTGCCAGCACTTGTGCTCGGCATCATGCCGATCATTATCTTCTTCCTGCTGATGCAGAAGTATATCATTCAGGGGATTACGGCTGGATCAGTTAAAGGGTAAGCGTTGCGAGGGCAGGGTCGCTGGCGGGATCAAGGTGCGCTTTCGGTCGCTGTTGCTCCTCGGTGGCCTGAATGGATTAGGGCAAGGAAGCCACCGAGTATCAAAGGCGAACGCTCCGCTCCTGCAACGCATTCTTGATCCCTTTGCTCCCACCTCGCACGGAGGTGTGCAAAGGGGAGTCATGCCCGCATAGCTTGGGCATGACTCCTGGCGAAAAGAGCAATAAAGAAAAGAGATCCTTCAAGAAATGACCAAGAAAGAAAAGATTTAAAGACCAGATTGGTAAGGCAGAGAAGGCGCGAGGGAAGGGTCGCTGCAGGGATTAAGTTACGCTTTCGGTCGCTGTTGCTCCTCGGTGGCCTGAATGGATTAGGGCAAGGAAGCCACCGAGTATCAAAGGCGAACGCTCCGCTCCTGCAACGCATTCTTGATCCCTTGCTCCCACCTCGCACGGAGGTGTGCAAAGGGGAGTCATGCCCGTATAGCTTGGGCATGATTCCTAGGGAAGAGATCAATAAAGAGAAAAGACCGATAAAGAGAAATGACCAAGAAAGAAGCTTGTATAGCCAGGAACTTCTTCTGCAGAGTGAAGTGATGGTATGGGCCCTGTCCAAAGCGCTAACGAATCCATCGCATCTTAATAGGTGGATAATCAAGGAATACAAATTGTAACGAACCTCAGTAACGTTATTCGGGTGTAAAACGGCGTCAGAGCCCTGAAAATTGACTAAATCGACGAAATAACGTCGCTGTGATTCGTTAAAATTGGAACCTGTGCAAATAGGTGCAATAACGTGCGCTCGGTTCGTTAGAATGAAAACACGCTTCAAGGGAAGGTTATTCTGTCATCGGAGTGCCAGTGTAAATATTCATTAGTGGAACGGTTATACTGAAACTACTATAGGGAGAGTGTATGTATGAAAAGAATGACAAAGTTGACGTTGCTTATGCTGATTGCTTTTTCGGTAATGCTCGCGGGTTGTGGCAATGGAGACAAGAGTGGCAGTCCGGTCAACACGGATGCTCAAGGTGGTGGTGAGGCTGCTGCTGGAGATAAAACCATTAAAATCTTCCAATTCAAAGTCGAAATTGCGGAAGCGCTCAATCGTCTCAAAGCGGAATATGAATCCTCCCATCCAGGCGTCAAACTGGACATTCAAACCGTAGGTGGCGGCAGTGACTATGGTGCTGCATTAAAAGCCAAGTTTGCCGCTGGCGAACAACCAGACATTTTCAACGTAGGTGGTTATCGTGAATTGGATACATGGCTTGAATATCTGGAAGATCTGTCTGGAGAGTCATGGGCTAAGGATGCGCTCGAAGTAGCCAAAGAGCCAATGACCAAAGACGGAAAACTCTACGGACAGCCGCTCGCATTGGAGGGTTATGGTTTCATTTATAACAAAGATCTCTTCCAAAAAGCGGGTATTACGGAAATTCCAACGACACTGGAACAATTGGATCAAGCTGCACAGAAACTTCAGGCCGCAGGCATTACCCCATTCTCTAACGGGTATCAGGAGTGGTGGGTGCTGGGCAATCATAACGTAAACGTGGCATTTGCAAATCAGGCAGATCCGGTGAAATTCATCCAGGGACTCAACGAAAGTACGGAGAAAATTCCTGGCAACCAAGTGTTCGCCGACTGGATCAACTTGCTCGACTTAACGCTGAAATACAGCAACAAAAACCCGCTGACAACCGACTACAATACGCAAGTTACGTTGTTTGCGAGTGGAGAAGCGGCGATGATGCAACAAGGAAACTGGACTCAAGTACAGATCGATGGAATTGATCCAGATCTGAATCTGGGTATCCTCCCAATGCCAATTAATAATGAACCCAATGACAAATTGTTTGTCGGTGTGCCGAACTATTGGGTTGTGAACAAGAACTCTCAAGTGAAACCGGAAGCAAAAGAGTTTTTGGAATGGCTCGTAACTTCGGATATCGGGAAACAATACATGACAAAAGAGTTCAAATTCATCCCGGCGTTCAGTTCCATCACGGCATCCGAAGAGGATCTGGGTGACCTCGCCACAGAGATTATGAAGTATAGCCAGGAAAACAAAACACTCAGCTGGAACTTCAACCGTTTCCCTGAAGGGGTTCCCCAAGAGTATGGCAGCACAATTCAGGCTTACGTTGCAGGCAAATCGGATAAAGCCGGATTGCTCGACGCATTGCAGCAGAACTGGGATAGTCTGAAAAAATAATTCGGATCATGGACGGTATCCACAGGTTACCAAAAACTGTTCAGAAATTTTCGGATAGAAAAGTTAGTCTATCGAATATATAAGATAATTGAAACAGGCCAATCAGAAATTTTATTCTGGTTGGTCTGTTTTGGTTTTTCCGAGGAGCCAACAGCGCACTGAAAAGTTCAAAGTTAGTAATATCTCTGAAATGTGGATAACCCCAAAGCAGTTTAACGATCCCATGACGTATTTAACACAGAGTTTATACTATATGTGGATATCCTGTGTGTATAACACTCTAAATGTGGACAAGTAAGGAGTAGATGGAGTGGAAGGTTCTCATTTGTTAACAGAAATACTTGTTTTCAACAAACTAGTACTGTATAGTTCTAAATATGACAAATCCAAAAATGAACACGGGACCTGCCAAATCCAAGAGTTCCAATCCGGTGAACCGGACCAAGGCAATTGAAGTGGCGGCACAATTATTTCTGCGTCAGGGGTACAGCTACGTCAGCATGGATGAAGTCGTGCGAGTGAGTGGGGTATCGAAGTCGAATATTTATTATCATTTTAAAAACAAGGAGGAACTGCTTCAGGCTGTGGTTCAATACTGGGTTGCCCAGTATGAGTCGGAGCTGTATCTGCTGCTCAGTCAGCGTGAGCGAGGAGTGGAGGAGCGTATATACTCATTCATGGCATTACTGTCGGCAGGCATTGAGGGCCGAAATTACGAAGGGAGCTGTCCTTTTGTTACGTTATATATGCAGACACCGGACAGTGCACCCCAAGTGAAGGAAAGCATATCCAGATTCTTTCGTGAGCTTAGACCTATGGTGGAGAAGTTGTTTCAGCAAGGTTTGGATCGCGGTGAATTTCGCAAAGAGATCGAGCCGGGACCGGCTGCGTTGTTGTTTATTGCAGCACTGGAGGGTTCACTAATCCTGGCGGGAACTGCCCGTGATGTTGGGATTATAGAACAATCGGCACGTACGTTTTGTCAGATGCTTCGTTAATCGAAGCTCTTTTTTTGAATATAACTAGTACTATATAGTACTAAAAGGAGCCGTAACAGAATGATTGTACATACTAACCGTGTATCCAAAGAAGAAAACACAGCAGCAAATTCAACAAACATGAATCAGGTAATAAGCAAGTCTGATATTGAAGCCACGATCATTTTTATGACAGGAAGCACAGGTTTTATCGGCAAAGAAACGGTCAAACAACTCACGCAAGGAGACGTACAATTGCTCTTGTTGGTTCGTTCGGAACAGCGAGCCAGAAATGTGCTGAAGGCTTATGGAGTGGAGGATTTCGACCGGATTACCTTTATTACAGGTGATTTGTCCAAGTCGGGTCTTGGACTTACCGCAGCGGACCGGGTGCGTGCTCTTGAAGCAAATGTGATCATTCATGCGGGAGGAACGATGGACGTCACTTTGGAACGAAAAGTAGCCGAGCAGATATTCATGAACGGGGCCAGAGAACTGGCACAGCTAGCACAGGAAATCCACTGTACTCATGGATTGAGACACTTTATCCACGTTGTTGGTTATATGAGTCCTTATGGAGAGCGGAATGAACAGGGGAATTATCTACAGGTTGAGCATGTGGATAACAATGAAAGTGCATATGAAGAGATGAAGTTCCATGCCGATCTGCACATTCGCGAGCATGCAGAACAGCATCACTATCCCTTATCAGTTGTAAATCCGAGTACAGTGGTTGGGCCACGTCCCACCGGTGAAACCGAGCAAACGGGTGGGATTGGACTGCTCATTCAGGCGATTCAGAAAGGACTTATGCCAGTAGTGCCGGGAGGTTCATCCTATTGGTTACCGCTTGTGGAGAATGACATTGTTGCACAGACGCTTGTTTTTCTATCCAGGGAAGCTGCTCCAGTCGGAGGAACTTATCCATTATTGGCGCGGAGGGAAGACAGTCCCAATATGAAGGAACTACTGCAACTCTTGGCACAGCAATTGGACGTACCCAAGCCCAAAGGGGCTGTGCCACTACGATGGATTCAATGGATCATGAAATCAGGGGGCACACGCATCAGTGGTGTTCCAACGGAGTCGGTTGCTTTTATTACCAACAGATCATTCCCGGTTGAAGAGACGGAGGCTCTGTTTACACGTATGGGGCAATCCTGGCCGGACATCCGGGAACAGCTTCCTCTGGTTACAGCCGATCTGGACTATCGTCTGAGGTATACGCCGTTACCTGAGGGTTTTCCGACAGATTATACTCGGTCACGGAGCGGAAATATGGCTATGCTTGGTTGGGAGGGTGAGGGAGAGCCTTGGATTATTGTACATGGTTTGCTTCAATCTGCGGATGAGATGTTACCTTTGGGACAACAGCTTAGGGAACGGACCGGGAACCCGGTATGGTTAATCGATCTCGCTGGATTTGGACGGTCTCCTGTACATCAGGGAGATGAAGCGTTTGAAGGTCAGGTGGATGCACTGCTTACGGCTCTTGGTGAGTTTGAGGGTCCGGTGAAGCTGGTTGGTCATTCAGTAGGGGCTGCTATTGCAGCTGCGGCACAGATGCGTAGCGGGCGGACAGACATTCGGTTAGGTTTGCTTCAGCCAGTTGCCAACAATTCGAATCCGAATGTGCTAAGAGGGATTTCCCGTTTGCCAAGAGGGGTGATGCGCTCCCTGCTGCGTGGCAGATCGGAGAAAAGTTGGAATCAAATGTTCAGTTCACATAGCGGCGTAAGCAGTGTTATGGCCGATACCATGGGCAAGAGAATACGCTCCAGTCTCCAGTCCCCTCGCATCGCAGGAGCGCATGCAGACTTGTTGCGCTGGATCCACTCGGGTCAGAGGAAAGGCGCCAGATCAACGTTGTGGGCGAAAATGGAAAGTCAGCATTATGCCAAGAATGTATTAGTTGTATGGGCCAATCAAGATCGGGAATATCACTATCCCCAGGATATGAACTCACAGGTCAAACGGATAGATGTACCCCATGGACATTACTTTCCGACGTTTCAGTATAAGGAAACGGCTGCAATCCTCACTGAATGGGCCGATACCTTGAGGTGAGTTCAGGTTTGGATACGCAGGAATCCCGTACCAATTGTCGAAAGGGTCAAGTCGAGTTACGAAGAGGATTAACCAAAGATAGGAGAGATGAATGTATGAGTCAGCAACGTGTGGAAATCAGTAAAAATGTGCTAATCGAATGTCTCGGACTGCGCAGCGGAGAGAATCTGGTAGTTGTCGCAGACGATATGAAACGGGATTTGGCTGAATCCATCTATGAGGCAGGCAAAGCACTTGGTGCAGAGTCGGTCCTGTTAATCATGAAGGAACGCAGCAGATCTGGAGAAGAGCCGCCTGCGCCGATTGCAGAGGCCATGATTCGAGCAGATGTAGCCGTGTGTGTAACGCGATATTCATTAACACATACCCAGGCACGCAAAAAAGCCGCTGCCTCTGGTACCCGAGTGGCAACAATGCCCGGCATGACAGAGGATATGTTTGTGAACGGAGCCATTACAGCTGAATATTCGCAAGTAAAGGCGTTGACCGAGAAGGTAACGGCTCTATTAACCGCAGGTCGCCATGTGCGAATAGAGAAGCAGGGCCATAGTCTTTCCTTTTCCATTGAAGATCGTAACGGTGTACCAAGCACAGGTATGTATTTGAACCCTGGTGAATCGGGCAACTTGCCGTCAGGAGAAGCCTATATTGCTCCCGTCGAGGGCAAGGGCGAGGGCAGTATTATTGTAGATGGTTCCGTTGCTGGAATTGGGGCACTCCGTGAACCGATGCTATTGACCGTTAGTGAAGGACGGTTGGTGTCAGCTGAAGGACCAGATGGGGCTCAATTACTGGAAACGCTTGGTGAGGGCGATGGTCGTTTTCTCGGCGAATTCGGGATCGGTACCAATAACAAGGCACGAATCACGGGTGTGGTGCTGGAAGATGAGAAGGTGTATGGCACAATTCATGTGGCCTTTGGCAGCAATAACACATTTGGTGGAACGATTGCCGCGGGTGTTCATATTGATGCAGTTGTACAAAAGCCGGACGTGTACATCGATGACAGGCTGATCATGCGTCAGGGTGAATTGGTCGAATAACTACAGCGAAGGAAATTGGGCATGTCCACAACGTGTCCACAGTAATGGATAACTGAAGCGGAAATTCAGATTTTACGTCAGATTTACAAACAAATACACAACATGTCCACATTAAATTAATGAATATCCACATGAAACGCTAAAGATATCCACAGCATGTGTGCAATATGTGCACAACTTATCCACAAATCAGGTATAACTCGTGTTTTCATCTGATAAAACAGTTGTTTTGGAGTAATAAAACAAGTTATCCACAGGAATTTCGCTTTTTTGTTCCAAGTATTTGAAAACATAGAAACAGATCCATAAATATATGGGGATAAAAAAGACCAAAAATCGGCATAAAGCTGATCTTTGGTCTTTTTTCGAATATCATTTTTCAATCCAATGTCAGGTTACTTACGCTCAATATTAAAACGACTAACTTCCACCACCCTCTACAACAGGGCAAATGAGCAGAGCGGAGACAGCAACCGTAATGCAACGTCTGTTGAAGTTGGCAAAATTGATCTGAAGCCTAAACATTTGGTCAAAAATAACCGATAAACCAAAGTAATATCTAATGGGACGAAAGTAGTCTGATTATACGGAATGAGAGGGTATGGGGATAACTATGGACGAGGGAATGCAATATATTAATTTTTCGGTAGGAGACCAGATCTTTGCACTACGAATTGATGAAGTTCATGAGATCATCAGAATGGTACAGGTGACAACAGTTCCATTTGGAAGCCCAGAGATCAGAGGTTTTGCTTCGCTGTACGGTAAGGTCGTTTCGGTTGTGAGTCTTCGTGTATTGTTAGGCATGCCGGACCAGGAGGATACTTCTTCTACACGTATTATTGTGGTGCCTTACAAAGGTGGATTTGTACCGCTGATCGTAGATATGGTCGATTCTGTCGTAAGTTACGATCGTTTCGAGGAACCTGCTGAGGAACACCGCCGTTTCATGCTTGGCGTTTTTGACAAAATCGGGTTCTGTGAAGATCATCGTGCAGGCATTTTGAACCTGGATGTATTACTGGGCAGCTTGATCAGATCATAGGAGTATAACGTTCCGTAATTCTTTCAATGTTCAGTATTTCCTTCGGTTTACCCAAATGTTCCTCATCCGCTTTTCGGGAGAAGGGACATTTTTTTGTACCGCTAGGGCGTGTCTGAAAACTCAGAAGGAAGCAGATTTTGCCGAATTTTCGTTCCAAGCAAGAAAGTTTTCCGCAGGCGTGCCGGGGCACGTCAAGGGAAAGTGACGCAGCAGGGGGCGAAAAGGGGGTAAAAGATGCACTTCAGCGAGTTTTGAGACACGCCCTAACCCTCGAAATAACCACTTTTTATGGGCAAAGGTTTTTAAATCCGGTCATTTTCGTATATGATGGAGAGTAACAATGCGAAGGGATGACGGGAGACTTTAATGATGCAATCGCTGTATGGAGTATGGCTTGGTGACGTATTTTTTTGTTTTTCCGGTGAAACATCGGAACCGCGTGTGGATGCATGGAGCCACGTGGTAAGAAGGTTGAATTTTGGCGACGGGGGTCGTCTGTTTCAGCCTGCCGCTCTGCGTCTTGCGGAGCTGCGCTGGCCGAATCCGCTGAGGAACACGGCTGAAGCCAAGAACACGAAGCGGCGTCAGCTGCTGGGGCGCACATTGGAAGGATTGGCAGTCTCGCCTAAGGATGCCTTCAGGTTGCTGCTTCAATGGGATGACCGTTTGTTAAATGCAGCCGGAATTCAGGTTGGAGAAGAGATGCGTTACTGGATCAAAGCAGCGCAGTTCACACAGGAGCTGCTGTTGCGGGGAGCGATTGCTCCATCGGCTGAATTCGCAGCAAAGACCGGAGCACGGCGACGGACCGGGCAAGAGACATTAACAGGCGTATGGCGGCCACGCTTGCAGCAGGAGGAGGACATCGAACGCTTCCGCGATCTTGCTGAAGCGATGCCTCCGATTGGATTGGCCGCTCCTGGAGCTTATGCTTCATTGGAACCGGAAACGCGTGAAGAAGCAGGGGCTGCGGTATTATTTTCATTCATGAGTGGCATGATTCATGCTGTAGTGACAAGTGAACTGGAGAGTATGGACAGTGAACTGTCCCGTTACCGCACCCCATATCGACGCGGATCTTCGCCAGTAGCCGAACTCTGGTGGAACAGTCTGATCTCGATGTTCCGTCCTGTGACTGTGCAAGGGCCGACGGACGATATGACAGCGTTTATTCATACGCTGCAAGAAGTGGGTGGAACGTCAATGCCAATCGTGGGAGCAGAAGAGATGGCACCTGCTGAAGGCCAATTGAAGCTGGTGCTCCGCTTGGAGCCTCCACTGGGCGAACATGAAACGATCTGGGGAGTCAGCTTTTGGGTGGACAGTGAGCAGGAACCAAGCCTGAGGTTGCCTGCACGGACTATCTGGGCACATCCGGAGCGAGATCTGGACCGAGGGAAGGTGTTGTATACCTCGGCGGCAGAGCAATTATTGATGGCACTTGGGCAAGCAGCAGAACTGGCACCTGAACTGGAGACGGCGCTGCTTACCGCTCGTCCGGAGGAAATTAAGCTGGAGCAGCAGGGTTTCTTTGAATTTCTCACGCATGCAGTTCCACGTTTGCAGAAGGCAGGGATAACCGTTCTTATGCCTTCAAGGTGGAGTCGTGCCGGGAAACGTCGTGCGGGACTACGTCTGCAGATGTTGAATCGGGGAACAGAGCGTTTGCCTGGAGCCACATCTGCACTGGGCATGGAACAATTGGTTGCTTTCAAAGCAGAGCCTATGCTGGATGGTAAACCGGTCACGGCGGAGGAACTGGCAGCACTGGCTGAATCCACAGTTCCGTATGTCATGTTCCGTGGTGAATGGATTGAAGTGGATACAAAAGAGATTCGCCAAGTCCTGCGTTATATGAAAAAAGAAGAAGAACAATATATGCCTCTCTCCGAATGGCTGCATCTGGCAGCGGATGAAGGGGAGGATTCCGCCTGGAAGGGTCTTTCCGTCTTTGGTGCCGAATCTGATGGGATGCTTGCTTTTCTGCTCGATGGACAGGTGCTTCGCAGCATTGAGCCTCGTCAGGTTCCGGCAGAATTGCATGGTGAACTAAGACCTTATCAGGAACGAGGTTACCAATGGTTATCCGCTATGCG
Coding sequences:
- a CDS encoding TetR/AcrR family transcriptional regulator — its product is MNRTKAIEVAAQLFLRQGYSYVSMDEVVRVSGVSKSNIYYHFKNKEELLQAVVQYWVAQYESELYLLLSQRERGVEERIYSFMALLSAGIEGRNYEGSCPFVTLYMQTPDSAPQVKESISRFFRELRPMVEKLFQQGLDRGEFRKEIEPGPAALLFIAALEGSLILAGTARDVGIIEQSARTFCQMLR
- a CDS encoding ABC transporter substrate-binding protein; its protein translation is MKRMTKLTLLMLIAFSVMLAGCGNGDKSGSPVNTDAQGGGEAAAGDKTIKIFQFKVEIAEALNRLKAEYESSHPGVKLDIQTVGGGSDYGAALKAKFAAGEQPDIFNVGGYRELDTWLEYLEDLSGESWAKDALEVAKEPMTKDGKLYGQPLALEGYGFIYNKDLFQKAGITEIPTTLEQLDQAAQKLQAAGITPFSNGYQEWWVLGNHNVNVAFANQADPVKFIQGLNESTEKIPGNQVFADWINLLDLTLKYSNKNPLTTDYNTQVTLFASGEAAMMQQGNWTQVQIDGIDPDLNLGILPMPINNEPNDKLFVGVPNYWVVNKNSQVKPEAKEFLEWLVTSDIGKQYMTKEFKFIPAFSSITASEEDLGDLATEIMKYSQENKTLSWNFNRFPEGVPQEYGSTIQAYVAGKSDKAGLLDALQQNWDSLKK
- a CDS encoding sensor histidine kinase — its product is MSKYYSIRTKLIAFMLIATTLPLLASISMTFIQTKTALREQAVEENKRLIYQASTNLNNYVDNVARASLAVYNDPNFLRNLAKIPGDYRAVAEVYTTLQTIRAAVPDVFQLYLHSFAANQSTLITNPFPKREERKQAYSGSLHGKTGGDSPDIWVESAHMSHTYGFKAASPDDPARTVITLHRVIKDIPSTERLGVLAIDLNMNTIAAICGRLYDPAKEQIYVVDGQNQIIYQGRSEVNHTDALREETASELNIARSSAGTAQNVAGHFEQDRSMYVYQQLGSTYADWTIVKQIPNETLYARATTLTWNNAMIAIAALVLVIIATLFISIRITGPLKQLMRYMNQIQAGRLHVDIHLSSRDEFGVLARHFRDMMDTVNNLILREYRLEIANKTNQLKALQAQIHPHFLYNTLQSIGTLALQQQGQRAYILLSSLSKMLRYSMRDQTCVTLREEAEHARLYLELQQERFGDRLEVDLDFAEDTLSVEMPRMTLQPLIENYFKHGADIQPGKGHISLSSRRINDHWIEIELNNNGPSIPEDKLLEIRGWLHQSHTTTGLSTQESDESESIGLRNVIRRLQLNSHPGHSARLEISNREPNGVKITVKLYAGE
- a CDS encoding carbohydrate ABC transporter permease, translated to MKHRKSSQLLQQLVFVGPSIVFFILIIVVPFLLGMVYSFTDWNGVSENINWVGFDNFVHVFANDPKFQTAFWFTVRFTVVGVVLTNVIGFFLAYFLTKPLKTRNILRTIFFMPNVIGGLLLGFIWQFIFVKGFSAVGDVTGWSFFNLPWLGDEPTAFWGIVIVFVWQTAGYLMVIYISSLTNVSPDLLEAAEIDGASRWQVLRSIILPLIMPGVTICLFLAISWSFKMFDLNLSLTKGGPFGSTESVALNIYNEAFVNNRYGIGTAKALVFFVIVAIITMIQVRLTKSKEVEA
- a CDS encoding carbohydrate ABC transporter permease, whose translation is METTKNYRFSTIVTEIVMVLLGLLFLVPFYFLFVNSVKTFGDLLTNSAAWPEVFQWGNYANAWEKINFPSALMNSLIVTVVSNLLLVLISSMAAYRMVRSDTRFNRILFGMFIAAMVIPFQSIMIPLVTVTSNLGLIDSLGGLIICYLGFGAPMSVFLFHGFVKSVPLEIEEAARVDGSSAYGVFFRIVFPLMKPMYVTVIILNTLWIWNDYLLPSLILQSSNLRTIPIATFALFGQYTKQWDLALPALVLGIMPIIIFFLLMQKYIIQGITAGSVKG